A region of Polyangiaceae bacterium DNA encodes the following proteins:
- a CDS encoding metalloregulator ArsR/SmtB family transcription factor, with the protein MQSLPGSETRWQLYRLLSDPVRLKLLALAAEEELSVGELAELLGEAQPNVSRHAAPLRQAGLLSDRRQGTRTLMRLSDEAERDPVVGDALGAGRRLCEAEGSLAKVAEVVASRDQKTREFFAQPVVSEVQVSAELPVYLSAFAGLIEQRGLAVDAGTGDGVLLDLLAPVYDRVVGIDRSTAQLERARQRVRAHGYQNVTLIEDQIGGEKVRAAVGRGADLVLAVRVLHHAPRPKAALRDLGELARPGGKILVIDYARHDDERMSEQQADVWLGFSEEELRVFADAAGLEHAQVSRVPASFARVGVDAHLPCLTLLCSRPKSVASAGSRRQSQPITD; encoded by the coding sequence ATGCAGTCCTTGCCCGGCAGCGAAACCCGCTGGCAGCTCTACCGGCTGCTCAGCGACCCCGTGCGGCTGAAGCTCTTGGCGCTCGCCGCCGAGGAGGAGCTCTCGGTCGGGGAGCTGGCCGAGCTGCTCGGCGAGGCGCAGCCGAACGTGTCCCGGCACGCCGCCCCGCTCCGGCAAGCCGGGCTGCTCTCCGATCGGCGCCAGGGCACACGCACGCTGATGCGCCTGTCGGACGAAGCCGAGCGAGATCCGGTCGTCGGCGATGCGCTCGGCGCCGGGCGCCGCCTGTGCGAGGCGGAGGGCAGCCTGGCCAAGGTCGCCGAGGTGGTCGCCTCACGTGACCAGAAGACGCGGGAGTTCTTCGCCCAGCCCGTCGTCTCGGAGGTCCAGGTCTCGGCGGAGCTTCCCGTCTATCTGTCGGCCTTCGCCGGCCTGATCGAGCAACGTGGTCTGGCCGTGGACGCGGGGACGGGAGACGGCGTGCTGCTCGACCTGCTCGCTCCCGTCTACGACCGCGTCGTCGGCATCGACCGCAGCACGGCGCAGCTCGAGCGAGCTCGGCAGCGCGTGCGGGCTCACGGCTACCAGAACGTCACGCTGATCGAGGACCAGATCGGCGGTGAGAAGGTCCGAGCCGCCGTGGGTCGAGGCGCCGATCTGGTGCTGGCGGTGCGCGTGCTCCACCACGCGCCGCGGCCCAAGGCAGCGCTCAGGGACCTGGGCGAGCTGGCGCGTCCCGGCGGCAAGATCCTGGTCATCGACTACGCTCGGCACGACGACGAGCGCATGAGCGAGCAGCAAGCCGACGTCTGGCTGGGCTTCTCGGAGGAAGAGCTCCGGGTCTTCGCCGACGCGGCGGGGCTCGAGCATGCCCAGGTCAGCCGCGTGCCGGCGAGCTTCGCGCGCGTGGGCGTGGACGCTCACCTGCCTTGCCTGACGCTGCTCTGCAGCCGCCCAAAGTCCGTGGCGAGCGCGGGATCGCGCCGCCAGTCGCAACCGATCACCGATTGA
- a CDS encoding adenosylhomocysteinase: MTQSVSVTTTGKTTGKDYVVKDIGLADWGRKEITVAEHEMPGLMATREKYGPQKPLKGARVSGSLHMTIQTAVLIETLKDLGADVRWASCNIFSTQDHAAAAIAAVGTPVFAFKGESLEEYWDFTYRALTWPDGKGPQLIVDDGGDATLLIHRGYAAEKNPALLDEPTDNHELQIINKLLKRVAKEDPKHWHKVVADWIGVSEETTTGVHRLYQMQEKGELLVPAINVNDSVTKSKFDNVYGCRESLVDGIKRATDVMVAGKVAMVCGFGDVGKGCAEALRGHRAQVWVSEIDPICALQACMAGYKVAPVEDSLAHVDIFVTATGCCDIITAEHMAKMKDQAIVCNIGHFDDEIQVAKLLEYPGVKRTTIKPQVDMFTFPDGHSIYLLAEGRLVNLGCATGHPSFVMSNSFTNQTLAQIDLWTNKRKVGVYTLPKKLDEEVARLHLDKLGAKLTTLSAKQSEYLGIPAEGPFKSDLYRY; the protein is encoded by the coding sequence ATGACTCAGAGCGTATCGGTCACCACCACCGGCAAGACCACCGGCAAGGACTACGTCGTCAAGGACATTGGGCTGGCCGACTGGGGCCGCAAAGAGATCACCGTCGCCGAGCACGAGATGCCCGGCCTGATGGCGACCCGCGAGAAGTACGGGCCACAGAAGCCGTTGAAGGGCGCCCGCGTCTCCGGCTCGCTCCACATGACCATCCAGACCGCGGTCTTGATCGAGACGCTGAAGGACCTCGGCGCCGACGTGCGCTGGGCTTCCTGCAACATCTTCTCGACCCAGGATCACGCCGCCGCCGCCATCGCTGCGGTGGGAACTCCGGTCTTCGCCTTCAAGGGCGAGAGCTTGGAGGAGTACTGGGACTTCACCTATCGGGCGCTGACCTGGCCGGACGGCAAGGGACCGCAGCTCATCGTGGACGACGGCGGCGACGCCACCCTGCTCATCCACCGCGGCTACGCCGCCGAGAAGAACCCGGCGCTGCTCGACGAGCCGACCGACAACCACGAGCTCCAGATCATCAACAAGCTCTTGAAGCGCGTGGCCAAGGAGGACCCCAAGCACTGGCACAAGGTGGTCGCCGACTGGATCGGCGTCTCCGAGGAGACGACGACGGGCGTGCATCGCCTCTATCAGATGCAGGAGAAGGGTGAGCTGCTCGTCCCGGCCATCAACGTCAACGACTCCGTCACGAAGAGCAAGTTCGACAACGTGTACGGCTGCCGCGAGTCACTCGTGGACGGCATCAAGCGCGCGACGGACGTGATGGTGGCCGGGAAGGTCGCGATGGTGTGCGGGTTCGGTGACGTGGGCAAAGGCTGCGCCGAGGCGCTGCGCGGTCACCGCGCTCAGGTCTGGGTCAGCGAGATCGACCCGATCTGCGCCCTCCAGGCCTGCATGGCCGGTTACAAGGTCGCGCCGGTGGAGGACTCCCTCGCCCACGTGGACATCTTCGTCACCGCGACCGGCTGCTGCGACATCATCACCGCCGAGCACATGGCGAAGATGAAGGACCAGGCCATCGTCTGCAACATCGGCCACTTCGACGACGAGATCCAGGTCGCGAAGCTGCTCGAGTACCCCGGCGTGAAGCGCACCACGATCAAGCCGCAGGTGGACATGTTCACTTTCCCGGACGGTCACTCGATCTACCTCCTGGCGGAGGGCCGCCTGGTCAACCTCGGCTGCGCCACCGGTCACCCGAGCTTCGTGATGAGCAACTCGTTCACGAACCAGACGCTGGCGCAGATCGACCTCTGGACGAACAAGCGCAAGGTGGGCGTCTACACGTTGCCCAAGAAGCTCGACGAAGAGGTGGCGCGCCTGCACCTCGACAAGCTCGGCGCGAAGCTGACCACCCTGAGCGCGAAGCAGTCCGAGTACCTCGGGATCCCGGCGGAAGGGCCGTTCAAGTCCGACCTGTATCGGTACTGA
- a CDS encoding FHA domain-containing protein: MAGGRPRSFVCPDDLWAACERMAWQSGRPVDDVVNEALRRFMQGAQTAAPPPPPHPPPFPPTLVAGQAPGHFPGPPPPPMRPPSVAPPPAHHAPPPPAIHAPPPPPPPPPMPQYGGTPLPPPGYGAPPPMPPMQPSTVTPPAPGGYGRPYGAQPAPPPFPASPAPPPTQGGPQPMSDGPPSYPIYLYCEGERAQIMQPRFIIGRSRNASDFAINDSNVSRQHAAVEWLRGHYHIVDMGSTNGIQFQGRRVERKVIYDGDVIILAGHTLRFARQ, encoded by the coding sequence ATGGCCGGTGGACGCCCTCGATCTTTCGTCTGCCCCGACGACCTGTGGGCCGCCTGCGAGCGCATGGCTTGGCAGAGCGGGCGTCCCGTCGACGACGTGGTGAACGAGGCGCTGCGACGCTTCATGCAAGGCGCGCAGACCGCCGCGCCGCCGCCGCCGCCGCACCCGCCACCGTTCCCCCCGACGCTGGTCGCGGGTCAGGCGCCGGGCCACTTCCCGGGACCGCCGCCGCCGCCGATGCGACCGCCCTCCGTGGCTCCCCCGCCGGCGCACCACGCGCCGCCGCCACCAGCCATCCACGCGCCACCGCCACCGCCACCGCCACCGCCGATGCCGCAGTACGGCGGGACGCCGCTGCCGCCGCCGGGCTACGGCGCGCCGCCGCCGATGCCACCGATGCAACCTTCGACCGTCACGCCGCCCGCGCCGGGTGGTTACGGCCGTCCCTACGGCGCGCAGCCAGCACCGCCTCCGTTTCCAGCATCACCGGCGCCGCCCCCGACCCAAGGCGGACCGCAGCCAATGAGCGACGGTCCGCCCTCCTACCCCATCTACCTCTACTGCGAGGGCGAGCGCGCTCAGATCATGCAGCCGCGCTTCATCATCGGTCGCAGCCGCAACGCCTCGGATTTCGCGATCAACGACTCGAACGTGTCGCGCCAGCACGCCGCCGTGGAGTGGCTCCGCGGCCACTACCACATCGTCGACATGGGCTCGACGAACGGCATCCAGTTCCAGGGGCGCCGCGTCGAGCGCAAGGTGATCTACGACGGCGACGTGATCATCCTGGCGGGCCACACCCTGCGCTTCGCGCGCCAGTAA